Proteins from a single region of Butyrivibrio fibrisolvens:
- a CDS encoding histidine phosphatase family protein, with amino-acid sequence MKILIIRHAKVNHVWKKWCTSSEFDEQCSMYDTASVDTSPLNPLMCDVSDIYISKLIRTYYTARKMFGDKIFTRTSLINEVPMCAGIKTSLKMPLWFWYMVARIQWITGSSRQPETMDKTRRRARIFVKKILDKNTSCGVVTHGFFMRTLIKALKEQGFTSDVNPLYFHNGEVITLYRNE; translated from the coding sequence TTGAAAATTTTGATTATCAGGCATGCCAAAGTAAATCACGTATGGAAGAAGTGGTGCACATCTTCAGAGTTTGATGAGCAGTGCAGTATGTATGATACTGCATCCGTTGATACGTCGCCCTTAAATCCTCTAATGTGTGATGTTTCAGACATCTACATAAGTAAACTTATAAGAACCTATTACACAGCCAGGAAGATGTTTGGAGATAAGATATTTACACGCACATCATTAATAAATGAAGTACCTATGTGCGCAGGTATTAAAACGTCTCTAAAAATGCCACTATGGTTTTGGTATATGGTAGCAAGGATCCAGTGGATTACAGGAAGTAGCAGACAACCTGAAACAATGGATAAGACAAGACGAAGGGCCAGGATATTTGTGAAAAAGATACTGGATAAAAATACCAGCTGCGGCGTAGTCACACATGGATTTTTTATGCGAACGCTTATCAAAGCGCTGAAGGAACAGGGATTCACTTCTGATGTTAATCCTTTATATTTCCATAATGGAGAAGTTATCACGTTGTACAGGAATGAGTAA
- a CDS encoding ATP-binding protein: MSKFIDRIDELETLEREYDRDDAAFVVIYGRRRVGKTTLINHFCEGKKSIYFLATEENESENRNSFKNLVSDNFGNELLASASLTNWEPIFKVIAEESKQERLILVIDEFQYLCKANPAFSSIMQKIWDETLQKENVMLILCGSLINMMTSQVLNYDSPLYGRRTAQIKLKQIDFSYYHEFDEKLSLDDQILQYAVTGGVPKYINLFTKKKNIYTAIKDNILSTGSFLYAEPEFLLQKEVSEIGSYFSVLKTIAAGNHKLSKIATSLGVPQSNLTTYLKNLIDLDIVEREIPITEENPEKSKMGLYMIKDNFISFWFKFVYPNKSLIESGQMKYVEDKIRMNFIDNHVSYVFEDICRTKVWDLLSEGISFNRVGRWWGAKDVEIDIVAYDSVGTDMIFGECKYSKNKKGLSVLESLQSKAKSVNWKKNSRNEYFIIYSKNGFTDDLIKYSKEHKNVFLKDTK, translated from the coding sequence ATGTCTAAGTTTATAGATCGTATAGATGAACTTGAAACGCTCGAAAGAGAATATGATAGAGATGATGCAGCTTTTGTAGTTATCTATGGACGCCGAAGAGTTGGAAAGACAACTCTTATTAACCATTTTTGTGAAGGCAAAAAATCTATCTATTTTCTTGCTACTGAAGAAAATGAATCTGAGAACAGAAACAGCTTTAAGAATCTTGTGTCTGATAATTTTGGTAATGAGCTTCTTGCAAGCGCAAGTCTTACTAATTGGGAACCTATCTTCAAAGTCATCGCTGAAGAATCCAAGCAAGAACGTCTTATTCTTGTCATAGATGAGTTCCAATATCTATGTAAAGCTAACCCCGCATTTTCTTCTATCATGCAGAAAATCTGGGATGAGACATTGCAAAAGGAAAATGTAATGCTCATCCTATGTGGATCTCTTATAAATATGATGACTTCACAGGTACTGAATTATGATTCTCCTTTATATGGCAGGCGAACTGCACAGATCAAACTTAAACAAATAGATTTTTCCTATTATCATGAGTTTGATGAAAAGCTTTCCCTGGATGATCAGATCCTCCAGTACGCTGTCACAGGTGGAGTTCCAAAGTACATTAATCTTTTCACCAAAAAGAAAAATATCTACACTGCTATAAAAGATAATATCCTTTCAACCGGATCATTCCTTTATGCAGAGCCTGAGTTCCTTCTTCAAAAAGAAGTATCAGAGATAGGAAGTTACTTTTCTGTACTAAAAACAATAGCAGCAGGCAACCATAAATTATCAAAGATTGCAACATCCCTTGGCGTACCGCAGTCAAATCTGACCACTTATCTTAAGAATCTTATAGACCTGGATATAGTTGAAAGAGAAATACCTATAACCGAGGAAAATCCTGAAAAAAGCAAAATGGGATTATACATGATCAAGGATAACTTTATTTCCTTCTGGTTTAAATTCGTATATCCTAACAAAAGCCTTATCGAATCGGGGCAGATGAAGTACGTTGAGGATAAGATTCGTATGAATTTTATTGATAACCATGTCTCCTATGTATTTGAAGACATCTGCCGTACAAAGGTATGGGACCTCCTATCAGAAGGAATCTCTTTCAATCGTGTCGGCAGGTGGTGGGGTGCTAAAGATGTCGAAATTGATATTGTCGCATACGATTCAGTCGGAACTGATATGATCTTTGGAGAATGCAAATACTCGAAGAATAAAAAAGGACTAAGTGTTCTTGAATCGCTCCAAAGCAAAGCAAAATCAGTTAATTGGAAAAAGAACAGCCGCAACGAATACTTCATAATCTATTCCAAAAACGGCTTTACCGATGACCTCATCAAATATTCAAAAGAACACAAAAATGTATTTCTAAAAGATACAAAATGA
- a CDS encoding ATP-binding protein produces the protein MNDLIGREKEIKRLTKVMKEKEAQLVIVYGRRRVGKTFLVNEFFENKFDFKFTGAYNRPRQEQLKNFILELNHYSDEKYDNPKDWTEAFFLLRDYLEKKGSDEKQVVFFDEMPWMDSQLSGFLPAFEWFWNSWGSARKNLVFIVCGSSTSWLVKNIDNNKGGLFNRRTCRIILSPLDLYNTEKYLNSRDIYWSRYDIALCYMIMGGIPFYLRLLDRELSLNENIDMIFFNKMSELWDEFDQLFQTLFKNSDQYIKIVEALSQKKKGLTRGEISKATKIPANGDLTQMLSDLEKSGFIRVNTKFGNKSKEKTYQLCDYFTMFYLRFVRDNYGKDEHFWSNTTDNPSRNAWQGLTFEQICKDHIAQVKKKLGIPGILSTVSSWYKQGNDDEKGAQIDMLIDRRDHVISLCEDKFSTQPYEITKEYDESLKNKVAVFREATGTRKTIQVAMITTYGLKPNKYSNYIGKIIQLDDLFEKNDD, from the coding sequence ATGAATGACTTAATTGGACGTGAAAAAGAGATAAAACGATTGACCAAGGTTATGAAAGAAAAGGAAGCCCAGCTTGTAATCGTATATGGTAGAAGAAGAGTAGGCAAAACTTTTCTTGTCAATGAATTCTTTGAAAATAAATTTGACTTTAAGTTTACCGGGGCATACAACCGTCCAAGACAAGAACAACTAAAAAATTTCATACTTGAACTAAACCACTATTCTGATGAAAAATATGATAATCCAAAAGACTGGACAGAGGCTTTTTTTCTATTAAGAGATTATTTGGAGAAAAAAGGATCAGATGAGAAGCAGGTTGTATTTTTTGATGAAATGCCTTGGATGGATAGCCAGTTATCTGGCTTTCTTCCAGCTTTTGAATGGTTTTGGAATTCATGGGGGAGCGCAAGGAAAAATCTTGTCTTTATAGTATGCGGCTCTTCAACATCCTGGCTGGTAAAAAATATTGATAATAATAAAGGCGGCCTTTTCAATCGTCGTACATGTAGAATTATTCTGTCTCCGTTGGATCTTTATAATACAGAAAAATATCTTAATTCAAGAGATATATACTGGTCACGATATGATATTGCGCTGTGTTATATGATAATGGGTGGAATTCCTTTTTATTTGAGGTTGTTGGATCGAGAGCTGTCCTTAAATGAGAACATAGACATGATCTTTTTCAATAAAATGTCAGAGCTCTGGGATGAATTTGATCAGTTATTTCAGACCCTATTCAAAAATAGTGACCAGTATATAAAGATTGTTGAAGCTTTAAGTCAAAAAAAGAAAGGTCTTACAAGAGGAGAAATTTCGAAAGCAACCAAAATTCCTGCTAATGGAGATTTGACACAAATGCTATCAGATCTTGAAAAGTCTGGATTTATTAGGGTTAACACGAAATTTGGAAATAAAAGCAAGGAAAAGACATATCAGCTATGCGACTATTTTACAATGTTCTATTTGCGCTTTGTTCGTGATAATTATGGAAAAGATGAACATTTTTGGAGTAATACTACTGATAACCCTTCTAGAAATGCATGGCAAGGACTTACTTTTGAACAGATATGTAAGGATCATATAGCCCAGGTAAAGAAAAAATTGGGAATACCTGGTATATTATCAACGGTTTCATCCTGGTATAAACAGGGAAATGATGACGAAAAAGGTGCTCAGATAGACATGCTCATCGATCGCCGAGATCATGTAATAAGTCTATGTGAAGATAAATTTTCTACACAACCTTATGAAATAACCAAGGAATATGATGAATCATTGAAAAACAAAGTTGCGGTATTTAGAGAAGCTACTGGAACAAGGAAAACTATACAGGTTGCCATGATTACTACATATGGCCTGAAGCCAAACAAATACAGTAACTACATCGGAAAAATAATCCAGCTTGATGACCTGTTCGAAAAAAATGATGACTGA
- a CDS encoding metallophosphoesterase yields the protein MRRYIADMHFDDDIVNKLMDKRGFETVDEMNEYMISQWNSVVQKRDEVVILGDFIMSKDVKRAKEIILRLHGKKFMVLGNHDHVLRKTAFDRTLFQKMSDYMELHDNNRRVICSHYPIMCYNRQYDLVNGKAHSYMLHGHIHATSDQDFVDRYVLENRRRTRIVRPKGGDEMTIPIPCEIINCFCMYSDYKPLPLDEWIKINEKRLSEVDL from the coding sequence TTGAGACGATATATAGCAGATATGCATTTTGATGATGATATAGTTAATAAACTCATGGATAAGCGCGGCTTTGAAACAGTGGATGAGATGAACGAGTACATGATCAGCCAGTGGAACAGCGTGGTCCAGAAGAGGGATGAAGTTGTGATTCTTGGAGATTTCATTATGTCCAAGGATGTTAAGCGTGCCAAGGAGATTATATTAAGGCTCCATGGTAAGAAATTCATGGTCCTTGGTAATCATGATCATGTGCTGAGAAAGACCGCTTTCGACAGAACTCTTTTCCAGAAGATGTCTGATTATATGGAGCTACATGACAATAACCGCAGAGTCATATGCTCTCATTATCCTATTATGTGTTACAACAGGCAGTATGACTTGGTGAACGGCAAGGCGCATTCTTATATGCTGCACGGTCATATTCATGCAACATCTGATCAGGATTTTGTAGACAGATATGTACTTGAAAATAGGAGAAGGACCCGCATTGTAAGACCCAAAGGCGGTGATGAGATGACGATTCCTATCCCTTGCGAGATCATAAACTGCTTTTGTATGTATTCAGATTATAAGCCGCTTCCTTTGGATGAGTGGATTAAGATCAATGAAAAAAGATTGAGCGAGGTTGATCTTTAA
- a CDS encoding response regulator transcription factor encodes MDKILIADDEAEIRSLLKLYLENEGYAVAEAGDGKEALKVLAGGDVSLCLLDVMMPEMDGFHVLKELRKNNNIPVIIISAKDTDPDKIIGLDLGADDYMVKPFNPLEAVARVRSNLRRYHSLKGDMEVKKEGLLSLRDLRLDRDACILYRGENKIELTSTELKMMELFMENPGKVFTKEKIYEYAWGDNYVVADNNIMVAISKLRSKLDDDPSAYIKTVRGLGYRIEKE; translated from the coding sequence ATGGACAAGATCCTCATAGCAGATGATGAAGCTGAAATCAGAAGTTTACTAAAACTATATCTCGAAAATGAAGGTTATGCAGTTGCAGAAGCTGGCGATGGCAAAGAAGCTCTTAAAGTTCTTGCAGGCGGAGACGTAAGTCTCTGCCTGCTTGATGTCATGATGCCGGAAATGGACGGTTTTCATGTGCTAAAAGAGCTCAGGAAAAACAATAACATTCCCGTCATCATCATATCCGCCAAGGATACCGATCCTGACAAGATCATAGGTCTCGACCTTGGAGCAGATGACTATATGGTAAAGCCCTTCAACCCTCTTGAAGCTGTTGCAAGAGTCCGTTCCAACCTCCGCCGTTACCACTCTTTAAAAGGAGATATGGAAGTAAAGAAAGAAGGACTTCTTTCTCTCAGAGATCTTAGACTCGACAGAGATGCCTGCATTCTCTATCGCGGTGAAAATAAGATAGAGCTTACCTCAACAGAACTTAAGATGATGGAACTCTTCATGGAAAATCCAGGTAAAGTTTTTACTAAAGAAAAGATCTATGAATATGCCTGGGGAGATAATTACGTAGTCGCTGATAACAATATCATGGTAGCTATAAGCAAGCTAAGGTCCAAGCTTGACGATGACCCATCAGCCTATATCAAAACTGTACGAGGACTTGGTTATCGTATTGAAAAAGAATAA
- a CDS encoding helix-turn-helix domain-containing protein yields the protein MIKVINYQGGAMSFNYYLRKKLHETKMSQAQLANEIDVTKAMVNRWIKPYSRNPQKKSIQKVVEFFGDDFDELERIFTVEEYWGDFFWKNFRAILLERQTYCEDIPGIDEKVLRRYYTGKCDYVELYDLMLIAKYLNCSVEKLVDCNTIQFGGYNNIELIGSEKRLNNQWGLSIEFNADYKVGTTEMEPTIHIGDQIVLKRDLITRRISILPSIGDVVVLHDKKEKKLYLRRVDNINGQIVYVANNTQFPPILKSEYIEVKGIVAQALTEFNR from the coding sequence ATGATTAAAGTAATTAATTATCAAGGAGGCGCTATGTCATTCAATTATTATTTACGAAAGAAGTTGCATGAGACAAAAATGTCTCAAGCACAGCTAGCCAATGAAATTGACGTTACTAAGGCAATGGTAAATAGATGGATAAAGCCATATAGTCGTAATCCTCAAAAGAAAAGCATACAGAAAGTAGTTGAATTCTTTGGAGATGATTTTGATGAATTAGAGCGTATCTTTACAGTTGAAGAATATTGGGGAGATTTTTTTTGGAAAAATTTCAGAGCTATACTTTTAGAAAGGCAAACATATTGCGAGGATATTCCTGGTATTGATGAAAAGGTGTTGCGCAGATACTATACTGGAAAATGTGATTATGTAGAATTGTACGATTTAATGCTCATAGCAAAATATCTTAATTGTTCTGTAGAAAAGTTAGTAGATTGTAATACTATCCAGTTTGGAGGATACAATAATATTGAGCTTATAGGATCAGAAAAAAGGCTAAATAATCAGTGGGGACTCTCTATAGAATTTAATGCTGATTACAAAGTGGGAACAACTGAGATGGAACCAACAATACATATTGGGGATCAGATAGTACTAAAAAGAGATCTTATTACTCGAAGAATATCAATTTTGCCTTCGATTGGTGATGTTGTAGTTTTGCATGACAAAAAAGAGAAAAAACTATATTTACGACGTGTTGATAATATAAATGGACAGATAGTTTATGTTGCCAATAATACACAGTTTCCGCCTATCTTAAAATCGGAATATATCGAAGTTAAGGGTATTGTCGCTCAAGCACTTACAGAGTTTAATCGATGA
- a CDS encoding MATE family efflux transporter, with the protein MKDKDFLIKLAKITLPITFQAFMLALVAAADAFMLGSIDQDSMSAVSLATQIQFIQNMILSATVGATVILGAQYWGKRDLESLDDIFCLALRICGVLSIVYCIGCTLFPRYLMLLYTDNEDLIVIGVRYLKIAGFSYLLTGISQCYLAMMKVSEHVKTVAFVSATAVVTNIILNAIFIYGLHLEERGAALATLVARVIEFGCVIVLSYQKGYIHPKLSGLSRFNKVLTLDFIRCMWPLLGACLLWGIGFTSYSSFMGHIGKDAAAANSVTAVIRDLVCCAGDGLANGCGIMVGYELGAGNLERGKLYGQKMVGISFVVGFISTGIMFLFTPIVFMTVKLTDTARHYLLLMMIAMAIYMIGRVVNSVLINGIFAAGGDTLFDMYSLVVTMWFMAVPLAFLGTYVFHWPVIVVYACTCLDEVGKIPWVLHHFYRYKWVKDLTRERR; encoded by the coding sequence ATGAAAGACAAAGATTTTTTAATTAAGCTTGCAAAGATAACACTGCCGATTACATTTCAGGCTTTTATGCTGGCACTTGTAGCAGCGGCGGATGCTTTTATGCTGGGGAGTATTGATCAGGATTCTATGTCGGCGGTTTCGCTTGCTACTCAGATTCAGTTCATACAAAATATGATCCTGTCTGCTACTGTTGGTGCTACTGTTATTCTTGGTGCGCAGTATTGGGGTAAGAGGGATCTTGAATCGCTGGATGATATTTTCTGTCTGGCTCTTAGGATATGCGGGGTATTGTCTATTGTTTATTGCATAGGATGTACTCTTTTCCCAAGATATCTTATGTTGTTGTATACAGACAATGAAGATCTTATCGTTATTGGGGTAAGGTATCTTAAGATTGCGGGATTTTCTTATCTTCTTACAGGAATTTCGCAGTGCTATCTTGCTATGATGAAGGTATCAGAGCATGTTAAGACTGTGGCATTTGTATCTGCTACGGCTGTTGTGACCAACATAATATTAAATGCCATTTTTATTTACGGCTTACACCTTGAAGAAAGAGGTGCAGCACTTGCTACGCTTGTTGCAAGGGTCATTGAATTTGGCTGCGTTATCGTGTTGTCGTATCAAAAGGGGTATATACATCCAAAGCTTTCCGGACTTTCAAGATTCAATAAGGTCCTAACGCTTGATTTTATCAGATGTATGTGGCCTCTTCTTGGTGCCTGTCTTCTCTGGGGAATTGGATTTACTTCCTATTCTTCTTTTATGGGACATATAGGAAAAGATGCTGCGGCTGCAAATTCAGTTACAGCAGTAATAAGAGATCTTGTATGCTGCGCAGGTGATGGTCTTGCGAACGGATGCGGCATCATGGTCGGCTATGAACTTGGCGCGGGGAATCTTGAGAGGGGTAAGCTTTATGGTCAGAAGATGGTTGGGATATCTTTTGTCGTAGGTTTTATTTCTACAGGTATTATGTTTTTGTTTACGCCTATCGTATTCATGACAGTTAAGCTTACTGATACAGCAAGACACTATCTGCTACTTATGATGATTGCAATGGCTATCTATATGATAGGGCGAGTGGTTAATTCTGTTCTTATAAATGGTATATTCGCAGCGGGCGGCGATACACTTTTTGATATGTATTCACTTGTCGTGACCATGTGGTTTATGGCAGTACCTCTGGCTTTCCTTGGAACTTATGTATTCCACTGGCCCGTGATCGTGGTATATGCCTGCACATGTCTTGATGAAGTTGGTAAGATTCCTTGGGTTTTACATCACTTCTACAGATATAAGTGGGTTAAGGATCTGACCAGAGAAAGACGATAA
- a CDS encoding metallophosphoesterase, producing the protein MKKKTDNHPKRIFKKLLLCILAVILLVTIWFEIPVTEYISLDGNGKIDAPVRFALVTDLHSCYYGKNQSQLVEMIDKGHPDAVLLSGDIFDDKFSDDNSKIFVEAIVSKYPCFYVTGNHEFWSERETETKKYLTSIGVVVLEGTSCTINIKGNDIDICGVDDPTYMTPDEWMAQLDNANTMSNPEHYRILLSHRPEKINEYTNYNFDLVVCGHAHGGQWINPFTGRGTIAPDQGPSPKYVDGLYEISDSTNMIASRGLVRERMPYPRFFNHPEIVIIEIGA; encoded by the coding sequence ATGAAGAAGAAAACCGATAATCATCCAAAAAGAATATTTAAAAAGTTACTATTATGTATACTTGCAGTTATACTCCTTGTAACCATATGGTTCGAGATTCCTGTCACGGAATACATAAGTCTTGATGGCAATGGAAAGATAGATGCGCCTGTCAGATTTGCGCTAGTTACCGATCTTCACTCTTGCTACTATGGCAAGAATCAAAGTCAGCTTGTAGAAATGATTGATAAAGGGCATCCTGATGCAGTTCTTTTATCAGGAGATATTTTTGATGACAAGTTTTCTGATGATAATTCCAAAATATTTGTAGAAGCCATAGTCTCAAAATATCCCTGTTTTTATGTGACCGGAAATCATGAGTTCTGGAGTGAAAGAGAAACAGAAACAAAGAAATATCTGACATCTATAGGAGTTGTGGTTCTTGAGGGAACTTCCTGCACAATAAACATCAAAGGAAATGATATCGATATATGCGGGGTTGATGATCCAACTTATATGACACCAGATGAGTGGATGGCCCAGTTAGACAATGCCAATACAATGTCTAATCCAGAGCACTATAGGATTCTACTGTCTCATAGGCCTGAGAAAATTAATGAATACACGAATTATAACTTTGATCTTGTAGTTTGTGGTCATGCTCACGGAGGACAGTGGATAAATCCGTTTACGGGAAGAGGCACAATAGCACCAGATCAAGGGCCCTCTCCAAAGTATGTTGATGGTCTGTATGAGATTTCTGATAGTACTAACATGATAGCAAGCAGAGGTCTTGTAAGAGAAAGGATGCCATATCCAAGATTCTTCAATCATCCAGAGATAGTTATTATTGAGATTGGGGCATAG
- a CDS encoding DUF975 family protein, giving the protein MWTRKELKEKAKKSLSVNYWKTVLVSLILAFILGSTGSSIAGKSLTEKKGTDNTVNTEYQTENVTDNNSMNFPFRTTEDGKLEFSDGNSSYELSNSPESIPGRIEHVSNMIDSGKFGAGMIIVLILVLVTVVLILIGTAIAIDILILSPMEVGCKRFFTRNLNQKANVSEVAYAFDNNYKTVVKTVFFRDLYTALWSLLLIIPGIVKMYEYRMIPYILADHPELTSKEVFAKSKEMMKGQKWHAFVLDLSFIGWGILSLFTLGLLGTFYVTPYRNMTNAALYEKLEYGRLAIEEK; this is encoded by the coding sequence ATGTGGACAAGAAAAGAACTTAAAGAAAAGGCAAAGAAATCGTTATCTGTAAACTACTGGAAGACCGTGCTTGTAAGTCTGATACTTGCATTCATACTCGGTTCAACAGGAAGCTCTATTGCAGGAAAGAGTCTTACAGAAAAGAAAGGCACTGATAATACTGTTAATACAGAATATCAGACAGAAAACGTTACAGATAATAATTCAATGAATTTCCCCTTTAGAACTACAGAAGATGGTAAATTAGAATTTTCTGATGGAAATTCCAGCTATGAACTTAGCAATTCACCTGAAAGCATTCCTGGTAGAATCGAACATGTTTCTAACATGATCGATAGTGGTAAATTCGGCGCAGGAATGATAATTGTACTAATCCTCGTACTTGTAACAGTAGTACTTATTTTAATTGGTACAGCTATCGCCATTGATATCCTTATACTCAGCCCTATGGAAGTTGGCTGCAAGAGATTCTTCACAAGAAACCTCAACCAGAAAGCTAATGTAAGTGAAGTTGCATATGCATTTGATAACAATTACAAGACTGTTGTAAAGACTGTTTTCTTCAGAGATCTGTACACAGCTCTTTGGAGTTTGCTCCTCATCATTCCTGGTATTGTAAAAATGTATGAATATCGTATGATCCCTTACATCCTTGCTGATCACCCAGAGCTTACAAGCAAAGAAGTATTCGCTAAGAGTAAAGAAATGATGAAAGGCCAGAAGTGGCACGCATTCGTACTTGACCTCTCTTTCATTGGATGGGGAATCCTTTCATTATTCACACTTGGACTCCTTGGCACATTCTATGTAACACCTTATAGAAACATGACCAACGCAGCTCTTTATGAGAAGCTCGAGTATGGAAGACTTGCTATCGAAGAAAAATAA
- a CDS encoding exodeoxyribonuclease III, producing MKFISWNIDSINAALTGTSPRSELSRKVLDTIAAQDADIIAIQETKLPATGMNAKQEEALKSYFPEYDFVYVSSHEPARKGYAGTMALYKKGMKLEADFPTIGAPDTMDCEGRMITLEHEKFFFNLVYTPNAGDGLKRLNDRQEWDKKYTDYMKKLDSQKPVISCGDYNVAHEEIDLANPDSNHMSAGFTDEEREGFTNLLNAGFVDTFRHVNGNIPNVYSWWAQRIKTSKINNSGWRIDYFLVSDRIKDKVTKSEMLDSGERQDHAPIILELDI from the coding sequence ATGAAATTCATCTCATGGAATATAGATTCAATTAATGCAGCACTTACAGGCACAAGCCCTCGTTCAGAGCTTAGCCGCAAGGTGCTCGATACTATTGCTGCGCAGGATGCTGACATCATCGCAATTCAGGAGACCAAGCTTCCTGCAACGGGAATGAATGCAAAGCAGGAAGAAGCACTTAAGTCTTATTTTCCCGAATATGATTTTGTATATGTAAGTTCACATGAGCCTGCGAGGAAGGGCTATGCAGGAACTATGGCTCTTTATAAAAAGGGTATGAAATTAGAAGCGGATTTCCCGACAATAGGGGCTCCTGATACTATGGACTGTGAAGGAAGGATGATCACTCTTGAACATGAGAAGTTCTTCTTCAACCTTGTATACACACCTAATGCAGGTGATGGTTTAAAGCGCCTTAATGATCGTCAGGAATGGGATAAAAAGTATACTGATTATATGAAAAAGCTTGATTCACAAAAGCCTGTTATCTCATGCGGTGATTACAACGTAGCTCATGAAGAGATTGATCTTGCTAATCCCGATAGCAATCACATGTCAGCTGGCTTCACAGATGAGGAACGCGAAGGTTTTACTAATCTTCTTAACGCAGGATTTGTAGATACATTCAGACACGTGAACGGAAATATACCAAATGTATATTCCTGGTGGGCACAGCGTATTAAGACTAGTAAGATCAACAACTCCGGATGGAGAATTGATTACTTCCTTGTTAGTGACAGAATAAAAGATAAGGTTACAAAATCCGAGATGCTGGATTCAGGCGAGCGTCAGGACCACGCACCGATAATCCTTGAACTTGATATCTAA